A genomic segment from Kyrpidia tusciae DSM 2912 encodes:
- a CDS encoding HoxN/HupN/NixA family nickel/cobalt transporter — protein sequence MTTSVAALGGLALALGFRHGIDWDHVAAITDLIAGGTHRLRGLFLAMLYALGHGAVVLLLGIPVIVADVHVPGWPGRVMEPVVGATLIALGGWVLVMLFTGRHELAVRSRWMVLYEGVRRGWRRLWRKDSGGADPELGAGGAFTVGVIHGAGAETPTQLMVFAAAMQAGGRTAATGVFFLFVAGMLVANLLISLLTMMGYGLAGRRMGWRVVLAGCTSVYSVVVGIVFLIGQAVGLPSLAGP from the coding sequence ATGACGACCTCGGTGGCGGCCCTCGGCGGCTTGGCCTTGGCACTTGGGTTTCGGCATGGAATTGATTGGGATCACGTGGCGGCGATTACGGACTTGATTGCCGGAGGAACCCACCGGCTTCGGGGCCTTTTTTTGGCGATGTTGTACGCCCTCGGCCACGGGGCGGTGGTGCTTCTGCTGGGGATTCCCGTGATCGTCGCGGATGTTCACGTCCCGGGGTGGCCGGGGCGCGTGATGGAGCCGGTGGTGGGGGCGACGTTGATCGCCCTGGGTGGCTGGGTGTTGGTGATGTTGTTCACGGGACGGCATGAGCTTGCGGTCCGGAGCCGCTGGATGGTGTTGTACGAAGGAGTGCGGCGGGGGTGGAGACGGCTCTGGCGCAAAGATTCCGGGGGCGCCGACCCGGAGTTGGGGGCGGGTGGAGCCTTTACCGTCGGGGTGATTCACGGAGCCGGGGCCGAAACGCCCACCCAATTGATGGTATTCGCTGCGGCGATGCAGGCCGGGGGGCGCACGGCCGCCACGGGGGTATTTTTCCTGTTCGTGGCGGGCATGCTGGTGGCCAATCTTTTGATTTCCCTGTTGACGATGATGGGGTACGGACTGGCTGGCCGACGGATGGGCTGGAGGGTGGTCTTGGCGGGCTGTACATCGGTATACAGTGTGGTGGTGGGCATCGTGTTTTTGATCGGTCAAGCCGTAGGATTGCCGAGCCTGGCGGGTCCTTGA
- a CDS encoding GTP pyrophosphokinase, whose product MVNRRVHTIDWDRFLLPYEQAVEELKVKFRSIRNELKRKEEYSPIEFVTGRLKKVSSILDKAARLGIPLERVEEVPDIAGIRIMCQFVDDIDRVVQLIRQRDGRDMEIVEERDYIRHQKDSGYRSYHMIIRYPIQTAEGEKKLLAEIQVRTLAMNFWATIEHSLNYKYKGNLPPQVRERLRAAAEAAFQLDREMSEIREEIKQAQRLFERKSNLVSSILRDLEQLESSGQVEMATAFQERLHEVAGDFEGLRQLAEEVKEWLVQSGTGITH is encoded by the coding sequence GTGGTGAATAGGCGCGTGCACACCATTGACTGGGATCGCTTTTTGTTGCCCTATGAGCAGGCCGTTGAAGAGCTCAAGGTGAAGTTTCGCAGTATCCGGAATGAACTCAAGCGAAAGGAAGAGTATTCGCCCATCGAGTTTGTGACCGGGCGGCTGAAGAAAGTCTCCAGCATCCTCGATAAAGCGGCCCGGTTGGGCATCCCCCTTGAACGGGTGGAAGAGGTGCCCGATATCGCCGGTATTCGCATCATGTGTCAGTTTGTCGACGACATTGATCGGGTGGTCCAGCTCATTCGCCAGCGGGACGGCAGGGATATGGAGATCGTGGAGGAGCGCGATTATATCCGACACCAAAAGGACAGCGGTTATCGCAGCTACCATATGATTATTCGGTATCCCATTCAAACGGCCGAAGGGGAAAAGAAGCTGCTGGCAGAGATTCAGGTGCGCACCTTGGCGATGAACTTCTGGGCAACCATCGAACATTCCTTGAATTATAAATACAAAGGCAATCTGCCGCCCCAAGTTCGGGAGCGCCTCCGGGCGGCCGCCGAGGCGGCGTTTCAGCTAGATCGGGAGATGTCCGAGATTCGCGAGGAAATCAAGCAGGCTCAGCGGCTGTTTGAAAGAAAGTCGAATTTGGTTTCCTCGATTCTGAGGGATCTGGAACAATTGGAATCCTCGGGACAGGTGGAGATGGCGACGGCCTTTCAGGAACGGCTGCACGAGGTAGCGGGAGATTTTGAAGGTTTACGGCAGTTGGCGGAAGAAGTCAAAGAGTGGCTGGTGCAAAGTGGAACCGGCATTACGCACTAG
- a CDS encoding B12-binding domain-containing radical SAM protein, with protein sequence MKVLLAALNAKFIHSSLALRYLRAAAEGEFDVLLREFTIKDDPLRVLSEVVGDRPEVVGFSCYIWNVVETLKIVRLLKKVSPATRVVLGGPEVSYDTWEWMGKWPEVDAIVIGEGEATFLELLRAWRDGGDLGEIAGLAFREGDRVKIAPRRGWIEPLDAIPSPYRGHLEELDNRIVYFEASRGCPFHCQFCLSSIDDAVRYFSLQRVKEDLARLIDYGVSQIKFVDRTFNLKKDYALELFQFLARYPGRTVFQFEITADILRLEIVEFLAAEAPPGRFRFEIGVQSTNEETNRLIRRIQRFDRLAGTVRRLRESGRVVQHLDLIAGLPREDYRSFRKTFDDVYALEPDELQLGFLKLLRGTGLRARAAEFGYVYMDEPPYEVLANDVLPYEDVRRIKRVEDMVDKYWNSHWMDHTLRYLRAWEFSSAFDLYQELGDYWDRQGYGTLGYQPEDLFLRMRDFLRDKGLRRPMVAEDLLKIDYLLTRRVRPRSPWWVPTLDKGGVLGWARRLAERPEILGPEFARLELGETALLKHAVLEWVSFDASAWIQDRQLAGVGDPHLAVVVYPPGGQEFPGSVSKWKGRPMLFVAAQMNAEDAADTHR encoded by the coding sequence GTGAAGGTCCTACTCGCGGCGCTGAACGCGAAATTCATTCACTCTTCCTTGGCGCTTCGCTATCTTCGGGCCGCGGCGGAAGGGGAGTTCGACGTACTGCTCCGGGAGTTCACCATCAAGGACGATCCGTTGCGGGTTTTGTCCGAGGTGGTGGGCGACCGCCCGGAGGTCGTCGGATTTTCCTGTTATATTTGGAATGTCGTTGAAACACTGAAAATCGTGCGCCTCTTGAAAAAAGTGTCTCCGGCTACACGGGTGGTGTTAGGGGGACCGGAGGTCTCTTATGACACCTGGGAGTGGATGGGAAAGTGGCCGGAGGTGGACGCCATCGTCATCGGAGAAGGGGAGGCGACGTTTCTGGAGTTGCTCCGGGCCTGGAGGGACGGAGGCGATCTTGGCGAGATCGCTGGCCTGGCCTTCCGCGAGGGGGACCGGGTGAAGATTGCGCCTCGCCGGGGCTGGATTGAACCTTTGGACGCGATCCCCTCTCCTTACCGGGGCCACCTGGAGGAGTTGGACAATCGGATTGTGTACTTCGAGGCTTCCCGGGGGTGTCCGTTTCATTGCCAGTTCTGCCTGTCGTCCATCGATGATGCGGTGCGGTATTTTTCATTGCAGCGGGTCAAAGAAGACTTGGCCCGGTTGATCGATTACGGCGTTTCACAAATTAAATTCGTGGACCGAACGTTCAATTTGAAAAAAGATTATGCCTTGGAGTTGTTTCAGTTTTTGGCCCGGTACCCCGGGCGGACGGTGTTTCAGTTTGAAATCACGGCAGATATCCTGCGCCTGGAGATCGTGGAGTTTTTGGCGGCGGAAGCGCCGCCCGGACGGTTTCGTTTCGAGATCGGGGTCCAGTCGACAAACGAGGAGACGAACCGACTGATTCGGCGGATTCAGCGGTTCGATCGGTTGGCCGGCACGGTGAGGCGGTTGCGGGAGTCCGGCCGGGTGGTGCAGCACCTGGACTTGATCGCCGGGTTGCCCCGGGAAGATTACCGGTCGTTCCGCAAAACCTTCGACGATGTGTACGCCTTGGAACCGGACGAGCTGCAACTCGGGTTTCTCAAACTACTGCGGGGAACGGGGCTCAGGGCCCGGGCGGCGGAGTTCGGGTACGTGTACATGGACGAGCCCCCCTATGAGGTGTTGGCCAACGACGTGTTGCCCTACGAGGACGTCCGGCGGATCAAGCGGGTCGAGGATATGGTGGACAAATATTGGAATTCGCACTGGATGGATCACACCCTGCGGTATCTGAGGGCCTGGGAGTTTTCCAGTGCCTTTGATTTGTATCAGGAACTGGGGGATTACTGGGATCGGCAGGGGTACGGGACGTTGGGATATCAGCCCGAGGATCTGTTTCTGCGCATGCGCGATTTTTTGCGCGACAAGGGTCTCAGGCGGCCCATGGTGGCGGAGGATCTGTTAAAAATCGACTATCTGTTGACACGCCGGGTTCGTCCGCGGTCCCCCTGGTGGGTGCCGACCCTGGACAAAGGGGGGGTGCTGGGGTGGGCCCGGAGGTTGGCCGAACGGCCGGAGATTCTGGGCCCGGAGTTTGCCCGGCTGGAACTGGGGGAGACGGCGTTGTTGAAACACGCCGTCTTGGAGTGGGTGAGTTTCGATGCGAGCGCATGGATTCAGGACCGACAGCTCGCGGGGGTCGGGGATCCCCATCTGGCGGTGGTGGTGTATCCTCCCGGTGGACAGGAGTTTCCGGGTTCGGTGTCGAAGTGGAAGGGGAGGCCGATGTTGTTTGTGGCAGCTCAGATGAACGCGGAAGATGCGGCCGACACCCACAGATGA
- a CDS encoding tropomyosin, translated as MDGRHVNEVLEVILQEVRSLHGRFDRLEARVDRIDQRLEAVEQRLEAVEQRLEAVEQRLEVVEQRLEVVEQRLEAVEQRLEVVEQRLEVVEQRLEVVEQRLEVVEQRLEVVEQRLEVVEQRLEVVEQRLEAVEQRLEVVEQRLEAVEQRLEVVEQRLEAVEQRLEAVEQRLDAVERRLDVVESRLSTVEERVRDVDCRVVHVEHILEEFPHMRQAVLEIDARTIGIDQRLQHVEANMVTKADLAFYDRKIGEHDREIYMLKNQ; from the coding sequence ATGGACGGTCGTCACGTCAACGAGGTTCTGGAGGTCATTCTTCAAGAGGTTCGGAGTTTGCATGGGCGATTCGACCGGTTGGAAGCGCGCGTGGATAGAATCGACCAGCGCTTGGAAGCCGTGGAGCAGCGCTTGGAAGCCGTGGAGCAGCGCTTGGAAGCCGTGGAGCAGCGCTTGGAAGTGGTGGAGCAGCGCTTGGAAGTGGTGGAGCAGCGCTTGGAAGCCGTGGAGCAGCGCTTGGAAGTGGTGGAGCAGCGCTTGGAAGTGGTGGAGCAGCGCTTGGAAGTGGTGGAGCAGCGCTTGGAAGTGGTGGAGCAGCGCTTGGAAGTGGTGGAGCAGCGCCTGGAAGTGGTGGAGCAGCGCTTGGAAGTGGTGGAGCAGCGCTTGGAAGCGGTGGAGCAGCGCTTGGAAGTGGTGGAGCAGCGCTTGGAAGCGGTGGAGCAGCGCTTGGAAGTGGTGGAGCAGCGCTTGGAAGCGGTGGAGCAGCGCTTGGAAGCGGTGGAGCAGCGCCTGGACGCTGTCGAACGCCGCTTGGATGTGGTCGAGAGCCGATTGTCCACTGTCGAAGAGCGTGTGAGAGATGTGGACTGCCGGGTCGTACATGTCGAGCATATCTTGGAAGAATTTCCGCATATGCGCCAGGCCGTTTTGGAGATCGACGCCAGAACCATCGGCATCGATCAGCGGCTGCAACACGTTGAAGCGAACATGGTTACGAAAGCGGATTTGGCTTTTTACGATCGCAAAATCGGCGAGCACGATCGGGAGATTTATATGTTAAAGAATCAATGA
- the cobK gene encoding precorrin-6A reductase, whose amino-acid sequence MLFLLAGTSDARALGVQLRNAGYPVLASVVTDNAASSLRQEGLSVAVGRKTADEMARLFSENGTRAVVDASHPFAEEASRNAMEAARIAGIPYIRYERPYSELSEHPNLHLARDYREAAQLAATFGGTIFLTTGSKTLPVFAEVLLKDPSARMICRLLPTEENMRTCAALGIPQRNIVAMQGPYTAGLNAAFYDHFGVTTLITKESGSEGSVMEKIQPALDRGIHTIVICRPGIQYEHLCHSAGEVLETLDRLP is encoded by the coding sequence ATGTTGTTTCTGCTTGCCGGCACCAGCGACGCCCGAGCGCTGGGCGTTCAACTGCGGAACGCTGGCTATCCCGTGCTGGCTTCGGTGGTCACCGACAATGCCGCGTCCTCTTTGCGTCAGGAAGGGCTCTCGGTTGCCGTGGGCCGCAAAACCGCCGATGAAATGGCTAGGCTCTTTTCCGAGAACGGCACCCGGGCGGTGGTGGACGCAAGCCACCCCTTCGCTGAAGAAGCGTCCCGGAACGCCATGGAAGCGGCCCGGATTGCCGGCATTCCTTACATCCGGTATGAACGTCCATACTCAGAATTGTCCGAACACCCAAACTTGCACTTGGCTCGGGACTACCGGGAAGCCGCGCAACTAGCCGCTACCTTCGGTGGCACCATTTTCCTGACCACCGGCAGCAAAACCCTGCCCGTCTTCGCCGAAGTCCTGCTGAAAGACCCGTCCGCCCGGATGATTTGCCGGCTTCTTCCCACCGAGGAAAATATGCGCACCTGTGCGGCTCTGGGGATTCCCCAGCGCAACATTGTCGCCATGCAGGGGCCCTACACCGCCGGCCTCAACGCGGCCTTTTATGACCACTTTGGCGTGACCACCCTGATCACCAAGGAGAGCGGCAGCGAAGGCAGCGTCATGGAAAAAATTCAACCCGCTCTGGACCGCGGCATTCATACTATCGTGATCTGCCGTCCGGGCATTCAATATGAGCACCTGTGCCACAGCGCCGGCGAAGTGCTGGAAACACTGGACCGCCTGCCCTAG
- a CDS encoding precorrin-8X methylmutase — protein sequence MSEFVPSTVRPEEIEARSFAIIAEELGEHSFTEEQFPIVQRVIHASADFDLGRSLRFHPQAVEAGIRAIREGRPVVADVQMVQVGISKARIERFGGRVHCLISDPDVAEEARRQGTTRAIVSMRKAARMAEGGIVAIGNAPTALLELIRLVRAGEARPALIVGVPVGFVSAAESKAQLAGLDQPPFITNEGRKGGSPVAVAIVNALSLLAVSEAGAR from the coding sequence GTGAGCGAGTTTGTGCCGTCGACAGTCCGGCCCGAGGAGATCGAGGCCCGGAGTTTTGCCATCATTGCGGAAGAACTGGGGGAACATTCTTTTACGGAAGAACAATTTCCCATTGTCCAGCGGGTGATTCACGCCAGTGCAGATTTTGATCTGGGGAGGTCGCTGCGGTTTCATCCCCAGGCTGTGGAAGCGGGGATTCGGGCCATCCGGGAGGGACGGCCGGTGGTGGCCGATGTCCAGATGGTTCAGGTGGGGATCTCCAAGGCGCGGATTGAGCGGTTTGGGGGGCGGGTGCACTGTCTGATCTCCGATCCGGATGTGGCCGAGGAGGCGCGGCGCCAGGGAACCACCCGGGCCATCGTTTCGATGCGCAAGGCGGCCCGGATGGCGGAAGGGGGGATCGTGGCCATCGGCAACGCTCCGACCGCCCTGTTGGAGTTGATTCGCCTCGTCCGGGCGGGGGAGGCGCGCCCGGCGCTGATCGTCGGCGTGCCGGTGGGGTTCGTATCGGCGGCGGAATCGAAAGCGCAGTTGGCCGGTCTGGATCAGCCGCCCTTTATCACCAATGAGGGCCGTAAAGGGGGCAGTCCGGTGGCTGTGGCCATCGTCAATGCCCTGTCTCTGTTGGCCGTATCGGAGGCGGGGGCGCGATGA
- a CDS encoding cobalt-precorrin-5B (C(1))-methyltransferase encodes MTEPPERPLRHGYTTGSCAAAATKAAVWALVHQQPLSEVEIGLPAGQRVRFAVEGLSFTPERAACAVIKDGGDDPDATHGAWIWSTVSWRGEPGIELEGGEGVGRVTKPGLAVPVGEPAINPVPRRMIRQAAEEAAGPEMLGRRGMRVVISVPGGEEIAKKTMNGRLGIIGGISILGTTGIVKPFSTAAWMASVAQAISVATAAGCRQVVLTTGGRSEKVAMRELSHLPEEAFIEMGDFLGFSLKQCAKRGVEKVTLCGMIGKFSKAAAGHMHLHSKGSSVDPGWLADLAVQSGVPPSEAEGLRRANTAKEIGDVLWSKGYHAFFSRLCEEICARASEHVGGAFGVEMILCDFEGRVIGRGERPWNRSGSSASERTGRREFPSR; translated from the coding sequence ATGACCGAACCGCCGGAGCGGCCGCTGCGCCACGGCTATACCACCGGCAGTTGCGCTGCGGCGGCGACCAAAGCAGCCGTATGGGCCCTGGTTCACCAACAGCCGCTGTCCGAGGTGGAGATCGGGCTCCCGGCCGGGCAAAGGGTGCGATTCGCCGTGGAAGGTTTATCGTTTACGCCGGAGCGCGCCGCCTGCGCCGTGATCAAAGACGGCGGGGACGATCCCGATGCCACCCACGGCGCCTGGATCTGGTCCACGGTGAGTTGGCGGGGAGAGCCGGGGATTGAACTCGAGGGTGGCGAGGGAGTCGGTCGGGTGACGAAGCCCGGGCTGGCCGTGCCCGTGGGGGAGCCGGCCATCAATCCGGTGCCCCGGAGGATGATCCGCCAGGCCGCAGAAGAGGCGGCGGGGCCGGAGATGCTGGGGCGGCGCGGGATGCGGGTGGTGATCTCCGTGCCCGGGGGCGAAGAGATCGCGAAGAAGACGATGAACGGCCGGCTGGGGATCATCGGAGGAATTTCAATCCTGGGTACCACGGGGATTGTCAAGCCCTTTTCCACGGCGGCGTGGATGGCCAGCGTAGCCCAGGCCATCAGTGTGGCCACGGCGGCGGGGTGCCGTCAGGTGGTGTTGACCACCGGAGGCCGAAGTGAAAAGGTTGCGATGCGGGAGCTTTCCCATCTCCCGGAAGAGGCCTTTATCGAAATGGGGGATTTTCTGGGGTTTTCTCTCAAGCAGTGCGCCAAGCGGGGCGTGGAAAAAGTGACCCTTTGCGGCATGATTGGAAAATTCTCCAAGGCCGCGGCGGGACACATGCATCTCCATTCGAAAGGGTCGTCGGTGGACCCGGGGTGGCTGGCCGATCTGGCCGTTCAGTCCGGAGTGCCGCCCTCCGAGGCGGAAGGACTTCGGCGGGCGAATACCGCCAAGGAGATCGGGGATGTCCTGTGGTCGAAAGGATACCATGCGTTTTTTTCGCGATTGTGCGAGGAGATCTGTGCACGGGCCTCTGAGCACGTCGGGGGGGCCTTCGGGGTGGAAATGATCCTCTGCGATTTTGAGGGGCGCGTGATCGGAAGGGGGGAGAGGCCGTGGAACCGGTCCGGATCATCGGCATCGGAGCGGACGGGGCGGAGGGAGTTCCCGTCCCGGTGA
- a CDS encoding bifunctional cobalt-precorrin-7 (C(5))-methyltransferase/cobalt-precorrin-6B (C(15))-methyltransferase, whose product MEPVRIIGIGADGAEGVPVPVRRWIEQADLLVGGRRHLDYFPEYSGEVLAVQEGLSRAVDRIDQARREGRRVVVLASGDPNFFGIGGYLAKKLGPEQVEIHPHVSSVQLAFARIKEPWQDAFLASVHGRDVEPVVDWVRTHAKVALVTSDGSTPGRIARALQKAGVSEVEVFVGENLGAPDERTGWYTVADAAEQEFAPLNVVVIRRRQDGGGTEAEAHREGASEEAVWPLGIDDEAFFQRKPKRGLITKQEVRVVSLAKLHIRPGVVMWDIGACTGSVGIEAAGLAEGVRVYAIEKNEEDCENLRRNVEKFHRPVHWVHGTAPDGLEAFPDPDAVFVGGTAGRMEELLDVCVRRLRPGGRIVVNAATLENLYQAVEGLRNRGMAVDVTLIQVARSRPIKDLTRFEAFDPVYIVTARRAEEGAGDEDG is encoded by the coding sequence GTGGAACCGGTCCGGATCATCGGCATCGGAGCGGACGGGGCGGAGGGAGTTCCCGTCCCGGTGAGGCGATGGATTGAACAGGCTGACCTCCTGGTGGGGGGAAGGCGGCATTTGGACTATTTTCCCGAATACTCCGGGGAGGTCTTGGCGGTGCAAGAGGGGCTTTCCCGGGCGGTGGATCGCATTGATCAGGCCCGCCGGGAAGGCCGCCGGGTGGTGGTACTGGCCTCGGGCGATCCGAATTTTTTCGGCATCGGGGGGTACTTGGCGAAAAAACTCGGCCCCGAACAGGTGGAGATCCACCCCCACGTCTCTTCGGTTCAGTTGGCTTTCGCCCGGATCAAGGAGCCTTGGCAGGACGCCTTTTTGGCTTCGGTGCACGGGCGGGATGTGGAGCCGGTGGTGGACTGGGTGCGCACCCATGCGAAAGTCGCCCTGGTGACGTCGGACGGGAGTACGCCTGGGAGAATCGCCCGGGCACTCCAGAAGGCGGGGGTTTCGGAGGTGGAGGTGTTCGTCGGGGAGAACCTCGGAGCGCCGGATGAGCGGACGGGATGGTACACAGTGGCAGACGCCGCGGAGCAGGAGTTCGCCCCCCTCAACGTGGTGGTGATCCGCCGTCGGCAAGACGGAGGAGGGACTGAGGCGGAGGCCCATAGAGAAGGAGCATCGGAGGAGGCGGTGTGGCCCCTGGGGATTGACGATGAGGCGTTTTTTCAGCGCAAACCCAAGCGGGGGCTGATCACTAAACAGGAAGTCCGGGTGGTCAGCCTGGCGAAGTTGCACATTCGCCCGGGTGTCGTGATGTGGGATATCGGCGCCTGTACCGGTTCGGTGGGCATCGAGGCGGCGGGGTTGGCGGAGGGGGTACGGGTGTACGCCATCGAGAAAAATGAGGAAGATTGTGAGAACCTCCGCCGCAACGTGGAAAAATTCCACCGCCCGGTCCACTGGGTGCATGGCACGGCCCCTGACGGACTCGAGGCGTTTCCTGACCCGGACGCGGTCTTTGTGGGCGGCACCGCCGGGCGGATGGAGGAGTTGTTGGACGTCTGCGTCCGGCGCCTGCGGCCCGGGGGCCGCATTGTGGTGAACGCCGCGACGCTTGAAAATCTCTATCAGGCGGTGGAGGGGCTGCGAAATCGGGGGATGGCGGTGGACGTGACGCTGATCCAGGTGGCCCGCAGCCGTCCCATTAAGGATCTCACCCGGTTTGAAGCTTTTGATCCGGTGTACATCGTGACCGCCCGGCGGGCGGAGGAAGGGGCTGGGGACGAGGATGGCTGA
- the cobI gene encoding precorrin-2 C(20)-methyltransferase: MADRLGKLFVLGVGPGDPEWLTLRAHRILREAPVVAYPQKMRSGDSYALSIVESLLPTPGPERLGLVFPMTRDPEKLRIQWEETVNRVWEKLSAGRDVAFITEGHPYLYSTAIHLVRLLRRIHPGVEVEVVPGVSSPGGAAARLDIPLADGDERVGIIPAVDDREAMRRALAEHDTVVFLKVAKVMDMMVGLLEELHLVDRAAVVTKCGTPDEQVFWDIRELRGRELEYLTLMIVKKGEQR, translated from the coding sequence ATGGCTGATCGACTGGGAAAATTGTTCGTGCTCGGGGTGGGGCCGGGGGATCCCGAGTGGCTCACCCTGCGCGCCCACCGGATTCTGCGGGAAGCTCCGGTTGTGGCCTATCCGCAAAAAATGCGCTCCGGGGACAGTTATGCCCTCTCCATCGTCGAAAGTCTGCTGCCCACCCCTGGGCCGGAGCGGTTGGGGTTGGTCTTCCCCATGACCCGGGATCCGGAAAAATTGCGGATTCAGTGGGAGGAGACGGTAAACCGGGTGTGGGAGAAGTTGTCGGCCGGCCGGGACGTGGCCTTTATCACCGAAGGCCATCCCTATCTGTACAGCACGGCCATTCATCTGGTCCGGCTCCTGCGCCGGATTCACCCCGGGGTGGAGGTGGAGGTGGTCCCGGGGGTCTCTTCTCCGGGTGGGGCGGCGGCCCGGCTGGATATTCCCTTGGCGGACGGGGACGAGAGAGTGGGCATTATCCCCGCGGTGGACGACCGGGAGGCCATGCGTCGGGCCCTGGCGGAGCATGACACCGTGGTGTTTTTGAAAGTGGCAAAAGTCATGGACATGATGGTGGGTCTTTTGGAAGAGCTGCACTTGGTGGACCGGGCGGCGGTGGTGACCAAATGCGGGACTCCCGATGAGCAGGTCTTTTGGGATATTCGGGAGCTCCGGGGCCGGGAACTGGAATACCTCACCCTGATGATTGTCAAAAAGGGGGAGCAGCGATGA
- the cobM gene encoding precorrin-4 C(11)-methyltransferase — translation MSRPGIGKVYFIGAGPGDPELITVKGKRLIEEADLILYTDSLVNPEVLRGAKPGVRIEKSAELTLEEIAGRMIDAAEQGQRVARVHTGDPSVFGAILEQAARLDAAGIPWEIVPGVSSVFAAAAVLGAELTVPEVTQTVILTRAAGRTPVPPGEELTALARHRSTLALFLSAGLMGDVRNALRQAGWEDNIPVAVVYKATWPDQVVIRSTLGQIVEDMRDAQIRSHALILAGPALDPGLRRPDGPKSRLYDPTFAHRYRRAVRAGDAPGGEGP, via the coding sequence ATGAGCCGCCCGGGGATCGGCAAAGTGTATTTTATCGGTGCAGGGCCGGGGGATCCGGAACTCATCACCGTCAAGGGCAAGCGCCTGATCGAGGAAGCCGATCTCATTCTTTACACCGATTCCCTGGTGAATCCCGAGGTGCTGAGGGGAGCGAAACCCGGGGTCCGGATTGAGAAAAGCGCGGAGCTCACCCTGGAGGAGATCGCCGGGCGGATGATCGATGCCGCCGAGCAGGGCCAGCGGGTGGCCCGGGTCCATACCGGGGACCCGTCGGTGTTCGGGGCAATCCTGGAGCAGGCCGCCCGGCTGGATGCCGCAGGGATCCCCTGGGAGATCGTCCCCGGCGTTTCCTCAGTTTTTGCCGCTGCGGCGGTTTTGGGGGCGGAGCTGACGGTGCCCGAAGTGACCCAGACGGTGATCCTCACCCGGGCCGCGGGGAGGACGCCGGTGCCGCCGGGCGAGGAGTTGACCGCCCTGGCCCGGCACCGCTCCACCCTGGCGCTGTTCCTATCGGCGGGGCTCATGGGGGATGTCCGAAACGCCCTGCGGCAGGCGGGATGGGAGGACAATATCCCGGTGGCGGTGGTGTACAAGGCCACCTGGCCGGACCAAGTGGTGATCCGCTCCACCTTGGGCCAAATTGTCGAGGACATGCGGGACGCCCAAATCCGAAGTCACGCCTTGATCTTGGCCGGGCCGGCCCTGGACCCCGGTCTGCGCCGTCCCGATGGGCCAAAATCCCGGCTTTACGATCCCACCTTTGCCCATCGGTACCGGCGGGCGGTACGGGCCGGGGATGCCCCCGGGGGGGAGGGGCCGTGA